The Leguminivora glycinivorella isolate SPB_JAAS2020 chromosome 4, LegGlyc_1.1, whole genome shotgun sequence genome segment aggttttttataatgtgtttatatgtgttttatattgttttgtaagtggttttgtattttacttttatattcatattataaacagcctagcctaagatttgaaagaaataaagagaataataataataatgcttTATTTCAGGCCAATTTGCCCATAGAGTGTTAATTACAGACTTACATGACTAGTGTTAGTACATTCTAACCTAATTAACCTATTGACAAACTATTACCTACTACTTTGGGTCTTGGTATACAGGTCAGGTTGGTTGGTCTTGGTAATATAATGTGAGTCTTAATTAGTTAAGTTTTCGCACGTATCTTAAAAAGCACgcattttaaacttttaaaaaattgGCATACTTATTTAAACTcagtttattaaaaagaaaaacagttCAAGTAAGGTCTAGAGCCAAAGAACATTACCCCATAACCagattttaaaaattctgacctcaaaaaattgatttttttcGCTCTCTCTGCCATGGAATtaccctggacataattatgtatattttaacataattatgtatttttttgtatatgtATGGCTGGACTGGTGGCCtaacggtaagagcgtgcgacttacgatgcggaggtcgcgggttcgaaccccggctcgtactaatgagtttttcgaaacttatgtgcgaaatttctTTTGAgacaaaataaatatctttaaaccgaaatgtcatttgatatttgccagtcgcttttcggtgaaggaaaacatcgtgaggaaaccggactaattccaataagtcctagttacccttcgagttggaaggtcagatggcagtcgcgttcgtaaaaactagtgcctacgccaaatcttgggattagttgtcaaagcggacctcaggctcccatgagccgtagtaaatgccgggataacgcaaggaggataatgatttttttttattgtatttcaaatacgttacacagtatgacagtaaaaaccaaagcactgagtaactaaaaatacataaaagcataacaaataaacacataaaagtaagaaaaaatcaacacatcacaaattatctataattttgtatattttatgtataagttaagagggctttcgtgttaaaaatagtgaaatcgcaaccaagcgctcgatcataccgtgtgtggtatcaaattaaagggctttgcgagcagtttataaatatatatcacattataggactttttcgacttggtctaacaaaatatgagaaaatgtccaaaagtggtaataattgtaccggtgaaggctcgttttaaaaaaattggcaaaaatcaataatagcaatttataatcactaaggtataacagcaatttaagtaagcgttgcagattaatttagtacaaaacttacttcgatgtgatgcagattttcaaagaaattgtcacttaattttaggtaatttctgaaaaaaattgaatttgccttaggctagtttactctttttcaaaaacttaaaataaaaatctagtctgaaatgattgtggtacaggatatatgaattataaatttacccgttttaatattcaaaattgtccaaattttacaaataagatcgactgattcagctctatacgtgcgtttttctaaacgtgcattagagaaaaattcataattaatttagtgagttagttttcaaaaatccagtcttataaaaatcaagacaataagatgctctaactggaacttgaattaaataaatctattggataacggaaagtgtagtatttcaccgactaaaactatcaattttacattctattgacgtttttttttgaaagcagccttaaattGCAATTGATTATCGAAATAGCTGACATGAAAATGTTAGTCTGGAGTAATTTTCATTATGAATATATCATTTGTTATTTTCCCCAGGAATGTACCAACAGTATGTTGTAAAAATCATTCTTACAATTTCCTTACAGACATCCCAGTGTCAATGTGGAGACTGCTCAAGAACCCAGTGTACGTGGTGACGTGCCTCGGCGCTTGCATGGAGCTCATGATCGTGTCCGGGTTCGTCGTGTTCCTGCCCAAGTACTTGGAGACGCAGTTCAGCCTCGGCAAGAGTCAGGCCAGTGTGTTCACGGGTGAGTCCGGATCCGGAACATTATATTTAACCTGCTTCGGTTTCCTGTTCATAAACCTAGAGTTAATAACCATAATCCAAGCACGACAacgcctggttctcctccttgaatgataaacgcatgaggcgtcacgagcaggcctctaacccccgcccatctgggggtGCATACACCTGCcatgtgtgcggacgagggatcctctctcgaattgggctatacagccacgaacgtaagtgtcgcaaggatgctgcttgaatcatctgttatagatacaaaggcctgttattataGGATCAGATACATGTCTTGAAGCCTGAAAATTTTATTTGTACTGATCTCTCGTTTATGGTATCGTTTTACAACCAAAATACATGCGTAGGTAATGGCGGCATAAACCAGTGTCCTATAAAAATACGTTCTGCAAAACGGTCAGAGTTGTTTGTTGGCCAACGATCTAAATCTGATTAAATAAACATTGACCATTGACCGAGCTGCATTGTAAATAAATTTGTTGCAAAGAAACGCGTGCTATTTCTTATCTAGACGTTcgtgttttgaataaaaataagtattcaATAAGAAACATACGTCAACATTTCATTCCATTTTGATACAAAGAATCAAACTTTTGATATAAACTCAAATTTTGCTACAATGAATCGCtgaacaaaaaaaaccggccaagagcgtgtcgggccacgctcagtgtagggttccgtagttttcagtatttttctcaaaaactactgaacctatcaagttcaaaataattttcctagaaagtatttataaagttctacttttgtgatttttttcatattttttaaacatatggttcaaaagctagaagcactttttttcctttaggagcgattaccgaaaatattaatattatcaaaaaacgattttaggaaACCCTTGTTcattaatacctatccaacaacatatcacacgttggggggacagcccccactttacatgtagggggtaccctaataaaacatttttttccattttttatttttttttccgtgattgatattattggtaccaaatttcagctttctagtgctaacggttactgagattacagacagacatggtgaaactaAAAGTTATTACTATTGGTTAAGTTTTATCATTAACCTTGGTCCTTAAAAACGATTTTAAGGCCTCGCTGTTAGCCCCAAATCCATGTGCTTTATATGAACTATCTATCAATCATGTCCTATTGTTTATCAATCATTGCTGTATTTAATATAGAAATTGCTTCATAGCAActgcaaatatgtatatcaactCAGATAAGAATGTAATCCAAACCGCTTGAACTTAAATGCGTCATTGCGCCTCTTTTCAGAGTATGGAATACATTAATCATTTAGATTACTTTTAAGGGGTCAGTTCTAGTTTTTAATCACGGAACATAAACCAACAGTTTGGTTGACCGTGTTAGATTCCCAATTGTCCATCATGCTAGTAGGAAGTTTGCCGGGTTATTATGGCACAGAATTATACTTGCTTCCTAACCTAAGACTATTTCTGTCCAACAACAAGGAGGTATTAATAACAGGTTTATTATATTGATGCGAGACAAGTGAATTATTCAGTTCCCTTGTCCTACTGACTTTCATTTGTGTTTATTGATTGATCGGCATTCGGTTTGAATACCTATGCTGAAACATTTCATTGGTGGCTGGGACATTCCGTGGCCGActtatggccactctcgctctGAAAGTGGACATACCTGAGTTACCGCCTGTtgaacaaaacatatttcatatcaatcaatactaatacctAAGCTTTTTGTAAACCAATAAGGTTACCAGAACTTTATCGCCTTAAAAATCGATTGTGCCTTATAAAAAAAAGACATTCAAAGAAGTAACTAAATAAGTCGCAAACCCGATTTGAAAGTGTGGCTATTCCAAATCTCCTCTGAGAATAGATACTATTTGCAACATATTAATGAGTTCCTATTAAACCCTATACCTGATGTGTTGACCCCACTTTTTTCAGGATCCATTGCTATCCCCGGAGCATGCATCGGCATCTTCATGGGCGGCTGCCTGCTGAAGCGGCTAGAGCTGCGGCCCAAGGGCGCCGTGCAGTTCGTGCTCATCTCCAACACCGTCTGCCTCTCCTGCTACGCTCTGCTGTTCTTCCTCGGCTGCGACAACATACAGATGGCCGGGACTACTATTCCTTACACGAATGCTAGGTGAGTTATTACTATCTAGGTAGCATTCATTCAATACAGTTGGGGGGTCAGTGTATTTCCATGGTCGGTACAAAAGTGAATGATTATATACTGCCAATTTCCATCTGTGAGTAATTAAGTTGCAGCGTAGTAGTAATATCAtagttgtaaattatttttcaatgaCTTGAAGAGCCACAATCTTACCTACGAATCGAACCTGTGCCCTGGCTACTAATTTAACAGTTTGCTTTCTATCCGCGCTATTTGAGTCGATTAGTTTGTGGTTGATCATATTTTACTCAATAGATTTATCTATGTTTGCAGTAACCTGGAGCCGTTCAAAGTGAACCTGACAGCGGCGTGCAACTTCAACTGCCTATGTACGGAGACAGACATGGAGCCAGTTTGCGGCAACAACGGTCTCACATACTTCTCGCCCTGCCACGCGGGCTGTTCCGACTCCTTCTCTTCGCGGTCTAACTTCGCTAACTGTGCCTGTAAGTGACTCGCCCATCACTTTGTACTTCTGTATCATTTTTCTATATTATTACATACAATTGCGACAGTTACGTTCCGACCGCCATAGAGCATAAGCAATTGGCCTTTTGTCTGTAGGTCCTGGATAGAGTAAATCAAAACCTTTCACTCCTTTCATGAGTGTTCGGTACTCGATTGCAATCCTTACAGCATGCTCATGAAGACGGACACAAAGACGCATACAAACTTTCACAAAccgagacaaaaagtaacctatgtcactctccattccttcaactatctccacttaaaaaatcacgtcaatacatcgctccgttttgccgcttAGCTTTATTTATATCGATATCGTATTCAGCTGTCTCTTTCCTTACAGTTTTACTTATCATTTGGAATCGTCCAAAGCTTAATATAATCACGTCATAGTACCGGTTGAACGGTGGCTTCGATTTTCAAGCAAGTTTATTTAAGTGAGACATGGTTCTCCTCAGGTGTGGCGGGCAACGCGCGCGGCCTGCCCGGCGTGCTGAGCGGCGCGTCGGCGGCCGCGCTCacggcggcgggcgcgcgcgAGTACAGCGAGGTGACGGTGGTGCCGGTGGCCACGGCGGGCGCCTGCAACCCGCCCTGCAACACCATCTTCCCCTTCCTAGTGCTACTGTTCTTCATGACCTTTGTGGTCGCCGTCACGCAGATGCCGCTGCTCATGATTGTGCTCCGGTAAGTACCTACTGAGAGACAGGATTGTGCCTACTAGGACGGTGGTGCCGGTGGCGACGGCGGGCGCCTGCAACGCCATCTTCCCCTTCCTCGTGCTGCTGTTCTTCATAAACCTTCGTGGTTGCTGTCACTCAGATGCTGCTACTCAGGATTGTGCTCCGGTGAGTACCTACTGTGAGAAAGGATTGTGCCTACTAGAGAGGTGGTGCCGGTGGACACTGGCCACGGCGGGCGCGTGCAACCCGCCCTGCAACACCATCTTCTCCTTAGTGCTGTTATTCTTCATAACCTTCGTCGTGGCTGGTCACGCAGATGCCGCTGCGCAAGATTGTGCTTCAGTGAATGAGCGGCGAGACTACGGCctaatttagacggcgtgcgaactcgcatgcgattttagttacattgcgggctgttgagggtacatacaattttgcacagccatcaaataccgcaatgtaataaaactcgtatgcgagttctcgtaccgtctaaatgggcccgaTAAGTCGATAACAGATCAATTCGAGATCTTTACCATCACTCAATTCTAAACCAGTGCCAGATGACACATTCCTTGGTCGACAAATCTAATTTTTGGTGCAGTTCGAAGTATTTAACGAGTCTCGCTTACTACTTCTTAGACTTTTTGCACAAACTTAAGCTGCAGTTAGTCCTTTGCAAGTGAAACGCAGCAAATATCACTTTATCTAAATAATGCTATATTTTCCAGGTCTGTGAGTGAGGAAGAGCGATCGTTCGCGCTCGGCATGCAGTTCGTGATATTCCGGCTGTTCGGGTACATCCCCGCGCCCATCGTGTTTGGGAACCTCATCGACTCCACCTGCATCCTGTGGAACAAGTCATGCAGCGGCGAGACTGGCGGCCGCTGCTTGCTGTACGATATAGAGCAGTTCCGGTTCAGGTATGTGTTCTGttctgttttgtaattttttttattattttaacaatGGTTCAAGTCTCCCGGGCCTCTTACATTATGTGTTATATTAAGTTATGTTTGAAACGGATTGGAAGGTcacatggcagtcgctttcgtaaaactagtgagCCGTGTCAAATGCCGTTATCCCGCAAGGCGGATGATGAAGTTACATTTGTTGAAGGCTGTGCACTGGGCAGCTGTCCGCactgtttattttataagcgaCACGCTAGCTGCCATCTATTGGCCTGGGTTGGATACTATGATACTAAACATAACAAGTGGCTCCCCCAATTTTCTGTAGGGTCCATAAGCTAAATTTGTATAGAATTCAAAAATTGTAAAGAATAAACTGTGTTACAGATACGTGGGTCTCTGCGGCGGCATCAAGATCGTGGCGCTCGGCATCTTCCTCGCGGACTGGTGGCTcgtgcgccgccgccgccacctcgAGCAGGCGCCGCCCGTCGACGCGCGCGACCTggccggctccatcatcagccTCGACAAACGTAACTAACACATACAGCCTACTAACTATAGATAACGGAATTTGCATGTGTGTCTGCCAGTCACTGCTAAACCCAGATATTCTAGTATTAACATTAGGGATTGACACGATCTAGTCGATCTACCACAGACCAGAAGATACGGCGTTCCTTATAACCAGTGATTGGACTCTTGGCGTCATGTCTAACAACAATGAGATTTATTATTCCGAAACTATCAAATAAAGGACGGCCAATTGTCCGATACCTGCTTAAACCCCTAATATATATTTGTATCACCGTACTAACGTACTGAATTATGATTTCAGTATTCGAAGAGTTGCCATCAGCGGACAACGCGAGCGGGTTCCGCTCAGGCTTGACGTCGGGGCTGAGCTCAGCGGCCACGTCCCCGCTAGAAGCCGACGCAGAACCGAGGTCCTCTATACAACGCACCGACTCTCAGTACTCGCAGGTACGTTTCCTTAACAGATTTTCGGAAGATTATCAtttttatacacggtgtaacatgaggaaaccgaataacgCGCTGAGAACAAAACGCtatttgatggcgatgatgccgttatcggacataatctaactgggtatcctcgttgatagatatcaaaaagtaactagtgacAGTAGTAACTCGAtgcaaaaaaagtatttttttagaaaaaaatattttttatttattttaagtgtcagttttacgaataacatttactttttatgttaaaatacatccaaaaaaattacacaaaaaaaaattcttggCGAAATTTacttgacgtcatataacattttatcttaaaAAAGCAAAAGCCCTCAGAAacgcgtagttaaaatctttcggtttatTCATGTTACATGGTGTATATTAATACTCTTAGGTCCTCAGGGTctcaacgaaaatggagggttaacccaccattttatatggaatttggcaGATCCTGACCTTGAGTTAattggttggtgcaagtgagccTTAATAGGTTCTCTTCAATATACCAAAGTAGTATAACTAATTAAGTCATTAAATTGATCACTCGCAGGAATCGCAAACAGCGCGCAAGAGCTCACGCGTGCTGGTGGCGTCCCGGCACCTCCGCAACGACTCCAAGACCATCCAGCTCGAGAACACCAACTACAAGTCTCACTCGCGGTCGGGCTCGCGCGACCTCAGCCTCGAGCAGCTCAAGCAGCTCGCGCTCAAGAGCGTCGAGAACCTCGACCTCAGCGTGCTGCCGCTGGCGCCGCACCTGTGTGGAGACGAGGTAAACTACAACAGTAGACACCATCCAGCTCCAGAACACCAACTACAAGTCTCACTCGCGGTCGGGCTCGCGCGACCTCAGCCTCGAGCAGCTCAAGCAGCTCGCGCTCAAGAGCGTCGAGAACCTCGACCTCAGCGTGCTGCCGCTGGCGCCGCACCTGTGTGGAGACGAGGTAAACTACAACAGTAGACACCATCCAGCTCCAGAACACCAACTACAAGTCTCACTCGCGGTCGGGCTCGCGCGACCTCAGCCTCGAGCAGCTCAAGCAGCTCGCGCTCAAGAGCGTCGAGAACCTCGACCTCAGCGTGCTGCCGCTGGCGCCGCACCTGTGTGGAGACGAGGTAAACTACAACAGTAGACACCATCCAGCTCCAGAACACCAACTACAAGTCTCACTCGCGGTCGGGCTCGCGCGACCTCAGCCTCGAGCAGCTCAAGCAGCTCGCGCTCAAGAGCGTCGAGAACCTCGACCTCAGCGTGCTGCCGCTGGCGCCGCACCTGTGTGGAGACGAGGTAAACTACAACAGTAGACACCATCCAGCTCCAGAACACCAACTACAAGTCTCACTCGCGGTCGGGCTCGCGCGACCTCAGCCTCGAGCAGCTCAAGCAGCTCGCGTTCAAGAGCGTCGAGAACCTCGACCTCAGCGTGCTGCCGCTGGCGCCGCACCTGTGTGGAGACGAGGTAAACTACAACAGTAGACATCATCCAGCTCCAGAACACCAACTACAAGTCTCACTCGCGGTCGGGCTCGCGCGACCTCAGCCTCGAGCAGCTCAAGCAGCTCGCGCTCAAGAGCGTCGAGAACCTCGACCTCAGCGTGCTGCCGCTGGCGCCGCACCTGTGCGGAGATGAGGTAAACTACAACAGTAGACACCATCCAGCTCCAGAACACCAACTACAAGTCTCACTCGCGGTCGGGCTCGCGCGACCTCAGCCTCGAGCAGCTCAAGCAGCTCGCGCTCAAGAGCGTCGAGAACCTCGACCTCAGCGTGCTGCCGCTGGCGCCGCACCTGTGTGGAGTCGGGCTCGCGCGACCTCAGCCTCGAGCAGCTCAAAGCGTGCTGCCGCTGGCGCCGCACGGAGAGGTAAACTACAACAGTAGACACCATCCAGCTCCAGAACACCAACTACAAGTCTCACTCGCGGTCGGGCTCGCGCGACCTCAGCCTCGAGCAGCTCAAGCAGCTCGCGCTCAAGAGCGTCGAGAACCTCGACCTCAGCGTGCTGCCGCTGGCGCCGCACCTGTGTGGAGACGAGGTAAACTACAACAGTAGACACCATCCAGCTCCAGAACACCAACTACACATTGCATTCACGtattaatttgttattttgtagATGTCGATTCTCGTTTGCCAGTCACGTCGAGCCAGCATTAGCGGACTCTAATCCATCTCAAAATTGGTTCAATAGTAAACgtgtacatttatttttataggaGAGCAAACGGTTGCTGGAGTCCGGCGCGCTCCGGCACCGGCGCACGGGGTCGCGCGACCTGCGGCCGGCCGGTGGAGCGAGTGCGCAGGCGCGGCACAAGCGCACGTCGTCGCACCACATCACGCTGGAGCCGCACGAGCTGAGCCTGCAGCTGCAGAAGGGCCGCAGCGTGGACCAGCTCGCGATGCCTCCGCCCAGGCCGCCGCCGCACGACCCCTGCGTCTGAGACTCCCTATCTTAACCACCGAAAACTCATTTATCCTGACGTGTTCCGACCCCTGAAAACTATTTTCTGTCTTAGATgttatattacaaaaaaaacttatatttacTTCTAGCGGTAGTCGTTCCCTTCGGCAGGAAATAGCTCTCGATCGTCAGCGTTAGACGTAGCGAGTTTTCGGTGGTCCCGCTTCCGAGCGTTTAGTGATATTTAGTGAAATTTGGGCTCCGCTCGAGCTCGTATCCTGTCGAATAGTAGCGATAGTACCGAATGAGTGATTTGGATCATATCTATGTAGTTGCGACGCTTTAAAGAGATCTATCTCCGTAGAGAACCCCGTAAAACTAAAGTGTGCTCGATCGATCCCTGGCCGCCGTGATGAAATTCGAAGAGAATATATATACCGCAGTTTTATTCTACGCATTCTCTTAGCGAacggtagcattttaatgtaaaCTCATAAAGTGTTACGGTAGGCGTTTACATCATATCCGTTAAGAAATAAAACCCCCTTAGGAATGGTAAATTTGAACTGCGATATAAACTTTCCTCATGTGCTTGTGTTAGATATAAATACTCAGTATATTTACACTCGGGTTTTTATCGTAGCTGTTCTTATAAAGCTAAGGATTCACTAGCTTGGAAATAATTTGTCGATCTCTTGCGACACGACCCAGTTTTGCCAGGAAAAATATTGCCAAGTTACTGACGTCCCATAAGTCTCCACGCACATTGCTTAGCACGACACATTGGTCCCCTAGTGAGTCCTTGgcttaatagttttaattaattaacgaCCTCGTTTATAGATT includes the following:
- the LOC125225197 gene encoding solute carrier organic anion transporter family member 5A1 isoform X3; protein product: MTDERAVSAGGANAAPQHRKGHRRQESMYAMTGLYAESGGAEAEDGPGPSAPLPPPPAHPLRDPVKCHSRNPSAGICDREREREREKPHQLFPEILDIPHDARDCGILSWRPLFIQRFSSIKVFVFFLSILVTLQQALSSGYINSVITTIEKRFEIPSSLSGLIASSYEIGNVITVIFVSYLGSRRHIPVWIAVGAVIMGIGSLVFVVPHFIAEINSEMTVNNKSADNICYRPPEKNILAQGLSPNNLRPENCIKSSPSTFLPVMVFVVAQLLLGCGGSPLLTLGTTYVDDHVRPESSSMYIGCMYSMAAFGPVLGFLLGAYLLSFHMDSFSGQIIEIDQYDHRWVGMWWGGFLLCGFLLILVAVPFFSFPKVLVREKEKIRLVEKAAAASGSGAAKPPVKPPSDIKDTGYGKDIKDIPVSMWRLLKNPVYVVTCLGACMELMIVSGFVVFLPKYLETQFSLGKSQASVFTGSIAIPGACIGIFMGGCLLKRLELRPKGAVQFVLISNTVCLSCYALLFFLGCDNIQMAGTTIPYTNASNLEPFKVNLTAACNFNCLCTETDMEPVCGNNGLTYFSPCHAGCSDSFSSRSNFANCACVAGNARGLPGVLSGASAAALTAAGAREYSEVTVVPVATAGACNPPCNTIFPFLVLLFFMTFVVAVTQMPLLMIVLRSVSEEERSFALGMQFVIFRLFGYIPAPIVFGNLIDSTCILWNKSCSGETGGRCLLYDIEQFRFRYVGLCGGIKIVALGIFLADWWLVRRRRHLEQAPPVDARDLAGSIISLDKLFEELPSADNASGFRSGLTSGLSSAATSPLEADAEPRSSIQRTDSQYSQESQTARKSSRVLVASRHLRNDSKTIQLENTNYKSHSRSGSRDLSLEQLKQLALKSVENLDLSVLPLAPHLCGDEVNYNSRHHPAPEHQLQVSLAVGLARPQPRAAQAARAQERREPRPQRAAAGAAPVWRRGKLQQ
- the LOC125225197 gene encoding solute carrier organic anion transporter family member 5A1 isoform X1: MTDERAVSAGGANAAPQHRKGHRRQESMYAMTGLYAESGGAEAEDGPGPSAPLPPPPAHPLRDPVKCHSRNPSAGICDREREREREKPHQLFPEILDIPHDARDCGILSWRPLFIQRFSSIKVFVFFLSILVTLQQALSSGYINSVITTIEKRFEIPSSLSGLIASSYEIGNVITVIFVSYLGSRRHIPVWIAVGAVIMGIGSLVFVVPHFIAEINSEMTVNNKSADNICYRPPEKNILAQGLSPNNLRPENCIKSSPSTFLPVMVFVVAQLLLGCGGSPLLTLGTTYVDDHVRPESSSMYIGCMYSMAAFGPVLGFLLGAYLLSFHMDSFSGQIIEIDQYDHRWVGMWWGGFLLCGFLLILVAVPFFSFPKVLVREKEKIRLVEKAAAASGSGAAKPPVKPPSDIKDTGYGKDIKDIPVSMWRLLKNPVYVVTCLGACMELMIVSGFVVFLPKYLETQFSLGKSQASVFTGSIAIPGACIGIFMGGCLLKRLELRPKGAVQFVLISNTVCLSCYALLFFLGCDNIQMAGTTIPYTNASNLEPFKVNLTAACNFNCLCTETDMEPVCGNNGLTYFSPCHAGCSDSFSSRSNFANCACVAGNARGLPGVLSGASAAALTAAGAREYSEVTVVPVATAGACNPPCNTIFPFLVLLFFMTFVVAVTQMPLLMIVLRSVSEEERSFALGMQFVIFRLFGYIPAPIVFGNLIDSTCILWNKSCSGETGGRCLLYDIEQFRFRYVGLCGGIKIVALGIFLADWWLVRRRRHLEQAPPVDARDLAGSIISLDKLFEELPSADNASGFRSGLTSGLSSAATSPLEADAEPRSSIQRTDSQYSQESQTARKSSRVLVASRHLRNDSKTIQLENTNYKSHSRSGSRDLSLEQLKQLALKSVENLDLSVLPLAPHLCGDEVNYNSRHHPAPEHQLQVSLAVGLARPQPRAAQAARAQERREPRPQRAAAGAAPVWRRGEQTVAGVRRAPAPAHGVARPAAGRWSECAGAAQAHVVAPHHAGAARAEPAAAEGPQRGPARDASAQAAAARPLRLRLPILTTENSFILTCSDP
- the LOC125225197 gene encoding solute carrier organic anion transporter family member 5A1 isoform X2, yielding MTEKTADQLRCLLHRRQESMYAMTGLYAESGGAEAEDGPGPSAPLPPPPAHPLRDPVKCHSRNPSAGICDREREREREKPHQLFPEILDIPHDARDCGILSWRPLFIQRFSSIKVFVFFLSILVTLQQALSSGYINSVITTIEKRFEIPSSLSGLIASSYEIGNVITVIFVSYLGSRRHIPVWIAVGAVIMGIGSLVFVVPHFIAEINSEMTVNNKSADNICYRPPEKNILAQGLSPNNLRPENCIKSSPSTFLPVMVFVVAQLLLGCGGSPLLTLGTTYVDDHVRPESSSMYIGCMYSMAAFGPVLGFLLGAYLLSFHMDSFSGQIIEIDQYDHRWVGMWWGGFLLCGFLLILVAVPFFSFPKVLVREKEKIRLVEKAAAASGSGAAKPPVKPPSDIKDTGYGKDIKDIPVSMWRLLKNPVYVVTCLGACMELMIVSGFVVFLPKYLETQFSLGKSQASVFTGSIAIPGACIGIFMGGCLLKRLELRPKGAVQFVLISNTVCLSCYALLFFLGCDNIQMAGTTIPYTNASNLEPFKVNLTAACNFNCLCTETDMEPVCGNNGLTYFSPCHAGCSDSFSSRSNFANCACVAGNARGLPGVLSGASAAALTAAGAREYSEVTVVPVATAGACNPPCNTIFPFLVLLFFMTFVVAVTQMPLLMIVLRSVSEEERSFALGMQFVIFRLFGYIPAPIVFGNLIDSTCILWNKSCSGETGGRCLLYDIEQFRFRYVGLCGGIKIVALGIFLADWWLVRRRRHLEQAPPVDARDLAGSIISLDKLFEELPSADNASGFRSGLTSGLSSAATSPLEADAEPRSSIQRTDSQYSQESQTARKSSRVLVASRHLRNDSKTIQLENTNYKSHSRSGSRDLSLEQLKQLALKSVENLDLSVLPLAPHLCGDEVNYNSRHHPAPEHQLQVSLAVGLARPQPRAAQAARAQERREPRPQRAAAGAAPVWRRGEQTVAGVRRAPAPAHGVARPAAGRWSECAGAAQAHVVAPHHAGAARAEPAAAEGPQRGPARDASAQAAAARPLRLRLPILTTENSFILTCSDP